The genomic region ATTAAATAGATGTACTAATTTCAAAGCAATTACTTCAAACCAAAGTTGTATAATTTCAGATCACAtttatagatgttgtttaccaGTGATTTCTTGCACAGAAAGCAGGTTTTCATCACGCAGAATTGatctttatgaaaataaaattaataaatatgtatattaaaagTATACAATGGAGGTGCGGGGAATCGAACCCCGTGCCTCTCGCATGCGAAGCGAGCGCTCTACCATATGAGCTACACCCCCATTTGTTAATAAGTTggtgaaattatataaataactttctttttctaattaatatttgatagtTGTCTCTTTTTTGTTACAACTTGATGATTAGTTTGGTTAAAAGAgttatatcaatattttttagtacttatgtCCGAAACGTCCTTTTATTTTCTCACTATAAAGATTGCATTATGTACCAATGGATTGACAATTAAAAGTCTattgaaattttgtttaaataatattttgatttgatttaatataatttctaatgaaaatacctatatatatataccacgTATCCTATATCCCTATTCATTCTGCAAGCATTAGTTTCAACAAGGCAATGCTAATGACAAAATGAGGTTTCACaagcaaaataattttaaaaattacagtaaaaaaaaaaacctccttAAAatctaacaaaagaaaaaatctcCAAAACAAATTATTCCAAACATACATGACAAAGTACTAACATTTTGAgatattcattaaaattaatattctttatgcattaattaaataatatgaatATACAGTTATAGGTCAATGTATAGATTAGTGATGTTGCCGCAACGAATCAAACGTGAATCTTGCAGTTGTTGACGATGATGTGTAAATCCATTGGTTAGGAGAGAAGAATGAATATTCACAAATATATGCATGGAAGTCTCGTAACGTAACAGAAACCTCAAACCTAGTCAACCTCTTACGTTGTATGTATGGCCACGGGTTCAACCTCTCCGCGCTTTGACCACGCTTTCTGCGTAATCCTCGATACAGCGCACACACAAACACAAGACATTCCTTTTCGCTTGCCATATAAATAAGTTCCACAACTAGTAAACAATtaaacaattaagaaaaaaaaaacacaaacaaaacaaaaccataTATACAATCAAACGAGTTGCTAGCTTCTTCGATCGATTGACCTCGTTTGCGTTCAGTTTCTTATTAGATCCTTATTACCTGAAATAATAATTACTATTCACAAGTTGGACTTGTGGAATAAATTTCtccacataaataatttttctgggatattattgtgttaattataatattcttGGTTGGTTTTCGTGATGGAATGGTCTTCAAACTCTGCCACAAAGGCGTACCTTGATACCCTTCAACTGGTATATATATTCAcctttctctctttcattttatcaattcaaGGGTGATATAAATTTATGTTGTATTTGCTTcacaatttttccttttttttcataaaaatgtgTAAAACAGCCCCTTAATTATATTGGCATTCCACATCTTTTACTTGTATGTTGTTCtatagcttcttttttttcggTATATGATACCGTGATAGGGCTTCTTTTTTTAAGGGTCCTGGActatttgcttttattggtactgtttataaaaattatattattatcagAAAAAAGTGAGAAGAAATGTAAGTATTTCTCATTTGATGTGGCCAAAGATCATAGATCTCAAAGAATGATAAAGGACTTTCATAGACGTAACTCATTGAATTCatagatttgaaaaagaaacaatGAAAGTATGTAAATGATCTTTACACAGAGCATATTAGAGCTGACAATTTTTCTAACAACCTAATAACAGTTGACTAATATTTCTAACAAACTCAATTCTAATCAAATGGATGTATATCAATCCATAATTAGTTGTAAAATTTCCATAAAGCATGAACTGATCGATTAATAAACAGAatatttgtcttctttttttaatcatatacaAAGGAATTTAATGTAAAGAATAATCCTTAATTTTGTGGAATGGATTGACCTTCATTATTCTTTGGCCTTGCATATAGTTTGATCTACGAAaccttaatttaaatttcaatctgCAAATTCTTGTAATCAAGCTACTAAGAACTTTTATTGACACCTTCACATAAGGGCCATGCGAAATTTTATACAATGTCCATAATTCCCTAATTTGTGGCAGGTATTCTAAGCTTTTAACAAGTATTatgtttcatttatttcttcAGTGTAACAATCACAAAAGACAATACGGCACATGGAGAATTCAAAATCCAGGAAGCAATGAATTTTTATCAGCATTAGCAGCAGGAATGAAAGCAAAACTCATAGTGGAAGTGACGTCCTGCGTATCGCTAACCACCTTAGCCCTTGCAGCTGCTGCAAGACCAACCGGAGGCAGAGTGGTGTGTATTCTACCCGAGTCAATCCTTAATGATTCACAACAAGTTATCAACAACTCAGGGCTTAAAGACCAAGTTGAATTTAGAACTGAAGACCCCTCCAAGCTACTACCCTTCTATGAGAACATTGATTTCTTTCTTGTTGATTGCAAGGATAATGAAAACTATGCAAGGTTGCTCAACTTGGTAGATGTTAACCTCACAAGATCAATAGTGGTCGCAAAGAACATGGTTGGTGGTGATGGTGACAAAAAAGGAATAAGATGGTGCCTAAGAGGAAAGGATGAGAAATTAGAAGTAAGATCTCTAAAGCATCCTTTAGGGAATGGCATGGAAGTTACTAGGATTAGCAAGAGTGATAACACTAATAATATGAGATTTGGTGTTAAAGGAGATTATAGcaagaaaaggagaaagagCTCATGGATTGCCAAATTTGATGAGGAGAGTGGTGAGGAACATATATACAGGGTGCCTCAGGTTGATTGGTTCTGGAGTTAAGTAATTAACTTAGCAG from Glycine soja cultivar W05 chromosome 16, ASM419377v2, whole genome shotgun sequence harbors:
- the LOC114390321 gene encoding uncharacterized protein LOC114390321; protein product: MEWSSNSATKAYLDTLQLCNNHKRQYGTWRIQNPGSNEFLSALAAGMKAKLIVEVTSCVSLTTLALAAAARPTGGRVVCILPESILNDSQQVINNSGLKDQVEFRTEDPSKLLPFYENIDFFLVDCKDNENYARLLNLVDVNLTRSIVVAKNMVGGDGDKKGIRWCLRGKDEKLEVRSLKHPLGNGMEVTRISKSDNTNNMRFGVKGDYSKKRRKSSWIAKFDEESGEEHIYRVPQVDWFWS